Proteins encoded by one window of Sulfurospirillum barnesii SES-3:
- a CDS encoding helix-turn-helix domain-containing protein, whose product MKTNYDELIQKGVIFNLKEIEEMNIIKIDMAKKLISKNEIEVVKIGNKLHISRSELIRYLEANTIVAYNLDFRPCI is encoded by the coding sequence GTGAAAACTAACTACGATGAGTTAATCCAAAAAGGCGTAATTTTTAATTTGAAAGAAATTGAGGAGATGAATATAATCAAAATAGATATGGCAAAGAAGCTTATATCGAAGAATGAAATTGAAGTTGTCAAAATAGGGAACAAGCTTCATATCTCTAGGTCTGAGCTTATACGCTATCTTGAGGCTAATACTATTGTGGCATATAATCTAGATTTTCGCCCCTGCATTTAA